The Aspergillus nidulans FGSC A4 chromosome VIII genome contains the following window.
ACAGGGACTTCGAGTTCCATATGAAGCTTGTTGATCAATTTGTAGATTAAGTCCCAGTCCTCCTGCAGGAAAGCGCCATAGTGGCCTCGCCTTGCAATGCCTTGCGGACAACCCAGGTTCAAATCAACGGCGTCGCAATAAGGTGCCACATGGCGCGCGGCGTTAAAAAAGTCATCAGGATCATTGGCGCAGAACTGCACAAATAGCGGCCGGTCAATCGCTGGGTTTCCGTCGAGGTATGGAGAGTCATCGCCTTTGCATTTGGTGTCGCCCCAAGCGCGAGTCGGGTGGAAGGCCTTTGCGCGATAGCCAGCATGTTCCTCAAAGAGACGCGCATGATACATAGGACTGTATGCGAGAACGGACTTAGACTCTTCGGGTGTCATAAAGGAACGGGTGAGCATGCGCCATGCCTGGGAGTAGTAAACATTAGTTAGACTTTTAGCGCGCAGGGACCAAGGGGAGCTACACCTACGAATTCGGACCGGTCAACCATAGGCGCAACGATATATTTCGGTGATCCTATGCTCTCATAGAATGCTCGCCCGTGGAGTTTTTTTCTAGTTACTGGCTCCGCCTTCTCAGGTGCGATTTGCGCTACGCCGTTCGATATGGCGGGGACGGTTTCTGAGATGGCCATCTTGGTGGAGTAAGGGCGCGTTAACGTGAGAAGATATCGCCCCAAATTTGGGGTAAAAAATCGTTTAAGACCTATCGTAGCCACGATATATATGAGACCGATGTTACAGACAATGACAGGAAAACCTTTTTCTATGCCTTCGAACGGATTATTCGCCATGGGAGACTTTTTTTTGCGACACAATCACGGAACGGAAGAATGATATTGCTTtatcttatcgataagagcCTTGGCAATCTCTATTTACTCCGTCGCCTCCGCACCCCGTGTTAGGATAGGGCATGCTACTTCATATTCTTCGCCATGTTTAATATGCCTTTATAGACACCTACAGGCAAGAACTCTTATGGCGCGTTAGTGCGTCTCCAAAATGTCACGATTATGTCCAACTCCAACCTCGTCAATTGACACTGCTGGTTCTCGTGAGTCCATGGTGTTTGTTGATTTGTCTGGTTAGCATGCTCTAACTACGATacagcttcttcctcgattgCGCTATCCCAGGACGGTGAATACGCCGCGCACTTTTATGGAAAGGACCTTCTCATTCATCTTAATCCTACTTCATCAGATTTTCAGGAAGTACAGCTTGTTAAGGTGAAGGACACGGGGTGCAAATTTCTAAGGTTCTCCCGGAAACAGGACACAGCAGAAGCACGGCGAGTATTCTGCGCAAGCGATTCTCGTATCCTGATCTGGGATTTATATCCATTGCGGCAGCAtgcggagattgagaacGTCGAACCAGGCGCTGTGAACGTTGACTTTGGGGCTGACGAAAACGAGATTGTTGCTTTCCACGCATTCAACACCAAGCTCACTGTCTTTGAGTTGGACTCTGGCCGCAGTCTTATTATAAAGTCCCCCAAGTTCTCGCATCAGAATGGTTACGGATATCGGCCGAAGACCGGGCAGCTCGCGATCTTATTGAAACCAGAGACTAGTGACCTGCTGACCGTGCATGAGCCTCTGACCTATGAGGTCATCGGACGCGAAGTGCTTCCGACGGTCGACGCGCAAGGGCTGAAATGGAGCCCTGATGGGCACTGGATAGCTGTATGGGAGGCTGCAAGTGCAGGAACCAAAGTTCTCGTCTTTACTGCCGATGTGCAGCTCTTTAGGACCTATACAGGCTTACCGGAATCTGATGGATTATTTGATCTAGGAGTTAGAGGCCTTGAATGGAGTCCTGTTGTGCGAGATGGCTTATCGCAAGTATTGGCTGTTGGTAAGATAGATGGCACGGTGGACCTACTTGGAACGAAAACGGTATTATAATTACTGTGTTGCTTTATGTCTCATTACTAACATCCGAAGTTCTCTTGCTCGTCTACACTCTCACATATCTTCCCCATCGACCAATCCCCTCCTAGCCTATGGCGGGAACGCTACGCCGCTGGAGGCATGAGCTTAGAATACGCTGAGTCGTCAAGCTCATCTGCATTCTCAACCGTCCCCGAACCGACGAGTGTCTCCCGTGGGGTTTCCTTGATGGGATTCAGCTTTGATGGTAAACTTCTGAGCACTGTGGACCAGACGCGGCCTAACATTGTCTGGGTATGGGACTTGGAGAGCACTCCAGTTCTTGTTTCGGTTTTGGTTCACGAGCATGCTGTTAGACAGGTTATATGGCATCATTCCAGCACGCAAATGCTCATTACTACAGCCAACAATGCTCTTCCCGGTGTACGATTTTGGAGCCCGCACCGACCACCATGCATCTTTCGAGTCCCTATTTCAAGAAGCGACAGTGGGAGATACGACGTGCGATGGTTATCCTCTGACATGGGTCAGAAGTCTAGATTCTGGTTTGGCTCCCAAGAGGACTACGTTTTGGGATTTATTGAGCTGGATGAGCATGGTGCAGAATTTAAGGCTCTAAACACTCTTGGTGGAAAGGTATTATCAGGCAGCCATGGCACTTACACGAACCGATGAGATTATCTATCTGCGCCACATGTCTAATATTCTATAAGCGACCGTTGCATAACCATCTTTATGTTGCCGTTTTAAAGGGATAATTATGTCACTGCCTTACGTTCCAGGCATTAACTTCATAGTTCTCGCAGCCAATCACATTAGTAGCTAGAATTCAGTAACCGAGCCTGGACCCGTGACCATCCCAGGGCTAGGGTTTATTCTCACGtgatctttctctccccaCTCGAATTTTGCACTTAGGCTCAACTTCTGGACGCTTCAGTCTCGCAGctctcaacaaccacacAGACAGTCAAAATGGTAAGCTGCAGCCCTCCTCAGAACAGACGATATATCTGCCCAATATGATGCTAATAGATGAAATAGGCTCCTGCAGGcaagcaaaagaagaagtggtccaagggcaagggtatGCTTCTCCGTCCTCATAATGATCTCCATCACCCAACACCGAACAATCCTCGATTTCGCAACATCCTACGAACCAGAAAATTGGACCGACTTTCGCACTCATCTACACATGAAAATGGATAATGAATACCCGAACTAACATATTTCCGCTATAGTCAAGGACAAGGCCCAGCACGCCGTCGTCCTCGAGAAGGCGACCGCTGAGAGACTCAACAAGGACGTCCAGTCCTACCGTCTCATCACCGTCGCCACTCTCGTTGACCGTCTCAAGATCAACGGCAGCTTGGCCCGCAAGGCCCTCGCTGATCTCGAGGAAAAGGGACAGATCAAGAAGGTTGTCGGTCACTCCAAGATGAACATCTACAGTATGTCACCTGATACGCAAACCAGTATTTTACATGGTGAATATGATGCTGATTATCTACAGCCCGCGCCGTTACCGCCGAGTAAACGCTTTTTAACGAATGGTTTTTCTCGCGGTGCTTATGATACCTTTGCTACGAATGATATCTCTAAATCCGGAATTCGGCTGGGAACGATGTTAGTGGTAGATTAATCGACCACACTTTGCATGGAAGGAAAGTTGCGCTACTGGACGTGTCAAGTACATTGCGTGACTCAATCAAATCAACCTGATCAATCTGTTCACTACTTGCTAAGTACGTAATGCGCATAAACATATATGCTGCCAGTAACGGAAGCAATTTCCAGACACACCCTAAATTCTACCTCAATCAAGACGAAGATTAGGCACTCTTactcttctccctcttggGCCTTTGTTTCCTTGCTGCCTCGCAAAGttccctcttccccttcatTTCATCCTTCTCCGTGTCATCTTTAACAACCCTCCCAACCTCAAAATACTTCTGATGCTTTCCAAAAAATCCCACCCAATGCGCAATTTGCTTCTCGACCCTCTTTTTTGCGTTCCGCATATCCTGTTCGcgcctctttttcttttccccaCTACTCAACTTTTCCAATTCCTCCGGCTCGTCAATAGGTATAAACATCTCCTCAACACCGGTAAGATCGTCCGTGAGATCCTCAGCAAAACATCCCGTTACAAACGCACGGGTTGCGTCGCGCCCGGCGAAGAAGTGATAGCCACCACCGGGACCGTACATGCGTGGGTTCGCGGACACGTCGAAAATGGTCCCGTTCACGGCAACGTAGATGGGCCTGTCGGGGTTTGTGCCGTCGTAGAGGGAGAGCTCTGATGGCGTTAAGGCTATTGGGCCTTTCTATAAGTTTGTTAACGTCGAGTAAGCGGGTAATGAATTCATCTGGTTAGATGCGGGGGAAAGACGTACAACATATCGCACCAGCTGTGACCAGTTTGTGAACCAGGGGTTATACCCCCATGTTACAGTTTCGGTGAGATAGTATGATAAACCGCAGGAGACGACTGCCAAAGAGACCATCACACGgaagatgtcgaggatgCTAATGCCGCTGCGAGTTCTAGATTGCGCATCATTACCGCGGTCTTTAGTTGTAGAAGTGGACCTAGATGCGTCCTTGGGGACACCGGCTCTCTGGCGGACTTCAGACATCATGAGTAGATTGGCATCTGAGATGTTGGTAAGGAAGTGGGTAGGTAAATAATAGGAGAGAATAAGGCTGCCGAGCGCGCCAGTGAAAGGACAGATATTTCTAAAAGATTCTGAAACGTATGAGTTGATCACTGATTGCTCAGTAAAGCAGACCTAACGAGTCTCCAGGATAATGATTAACGACGCCTTGTACAGACCTATTTAAATGATCGTCCTAATGCTGCAGAATTTTGGTTGGTTCGACTCCGTAAACCTCGGCGGTTGAAGAAATAGAACCGGTGCCAGACATAGTAGCGATGCCGGGTGGAGTACAATACGATACTGAGGAATACTACAGCCACAGCACTGGCTCATCTACAAAGTCTCCTACGAGTATGAGGTAGTTCCAAAACCCAATATATTGTTCGCTCATCGAAACTGACACGCTAATATCTCGGTCTCCGACAAGCATCTCGGGTACCGATGAACCAAATATCAGAGTAGACAAATCCCAGGTCTGACGGGGAAAACTTTTCCCTGAACAGAGATAACCTGGAGAGTACAATACCGTCGGCGATCTGAAAGTATACCTAGAATCTTGTACTAAGTCAGCAAAGCTCACAAATCCTCATAATAAAACTAGCAATGCGTGGATA
Protein-coding sequences here:
- a CDS encoding 40S ribosomal protein eS25 (transcript_id=CADANIAT00001697), with the translated sequence MAPAGKQKKKWSKGKVKDKAQHAVVLEKATAERLNKDVQSYRLITVATLVDRLKINGSLARKALADLEEKGQIKKVVGHSKMNIYTRAVTAE
- a CDS encoding WD40 repeat domain-containing protein (transcript_id=CADANIAT00001696) — protein: MSRLCPTPTSSIDTAGSPSSSIALSQDGEYAAHFYGKDLLIHLNPTSSDFQEVQLVKVKDTGCKFLRFSRKQDTAEARRVFCASDSRILIWDLYPLRQHAEIENVEPGAVNVDFGADENEIVAFHAFNTKLTVFELDSGRSLIIKSPKFSHQNGYGYRPKTGQLAILLKPETSDLLTVHEPLTYEVIGREVLPTVDAQGLKWSPDGHWIAVWEAASAGTKVLVFTADVQLFRTYTGLPESDGLFDLGVRGLEWSPVVRDGLSQVLAVGKIDGTVDLLGTKTFSCSSTLSHIFPIDQSPPSLWRERYAAGGMSLEYAESSSSSAFSTVPEPTSVSRGVSLMGFSFDGKLLSTVDQTRPNIVWVWDLESTPVLVSVLVHEHAVRQVIWHHSSTQMLITTANNALPGVRFWSPHRPPCIFRVPISRSDSGRYDVRWLSSDMGQKSRFWFGSQEDYVLGFIELDEHGAEFKALNTLGGKVLSGSHGTYTNR
- a CDS encoding putative heme/steroid binding domain protein (transcript_id=CADANIAT00001698), translating into MMSEVRQRAGVPKDASRSTSTTKDRGNDAQSRTRSGISILDIFRVMVSLAVVSCGLSYYLTETVTWGYNPWFTNWSQLVRYVKGPIALTPSELSLYDGTNPDRPIYVAVNGTIFDVSANPRMYGPGGGYHFFAGRDATRAFVTGCFAEDLTDDLTGVEEMFIPIDEPEELEKLSSGEKKKRREQDMRNAKKRVEKQIAHWVGFFGKHQKYFEVGRVVKDDTEKDEMKGKRELCEAARKQRPKREKSKSA